A single genomic interval of Coturnix japonica isolate 7356 chromosome 14, Coturnix japonica 2.1, whole genome shotgun sequence harbors:
- the MARF1 gene encoding meiosis regulator and mRNA stability factor 1 isoform X1, which translates to MMEGNRTENLCNRSFGWLQRQENDVKPWLWKLSNCFSAAEKTLPCSAKKKDYMENQKGVVESKDASSHNAGSKLFPAVPLPDVHPLQQQQIQLSPGPKVSCCAHGSDSCTPQMHCGVGDGSVIHPGTVLDSKSTGTITCQVGSGFAFPSTSSLKNPPARSNLAGIASEFPGMCIENSVSSYQHLPCCGKLHFQSCHGNVHKLHQFPALQSCTSSGYFPCSEFTSGATGRLDEHIAQSELTSHVCANPLHLSVAPSVCLKGSHYCSDCLNKPTRNSLVDAAKIWPNIPPPNTKTAPVSIPICNGCGTQGTGNEKSLLLASSLGKSPQKYGSPEVAVTGQVLENLPPIGVFWDIENCSVPTGRSAVAVVQRIREKFFKGHREAEFICVCDISKENKEVIQELNNCQVTVAHINATAKNAADDKLRQSLRRFADTHTAPATVVLVSTDVNFALELSDLRHRHGFRIILVHKNQASEALLHHAHELVCFEEFISDLPPRLPLKMPACHALLYVYNLPTNRDSKSVSNRLRRLSDNCGGKVLSISGSSAILRFLNQESAERARKRMENEDVFGNRIVVSFAPRNKDLNETKSSNFVGTEKVKSPKKVNRSTKLCIINKDGSDQSSGTKGSVGRGLQSHGSVIKPTNVKSLQELCRLESKTISRNTESQQEQLQEIPSQNNSNAAAPVSLTTKKSGIGESSCKSSYKKETSVSRSTTNSPVDKKDKDEAIFQVSYPSAFSKLTASRQLSPLFVSQSCWSSRSMSPNLSNRSSPLTFNVVNHTSGTDCPDPFANGADIQISNIDYRLSRKELQQTLQETFSRHGKVKCVELSPHTDYQLKATVQMENLQEAISAVNSLHRYRIGSKRIQVSLATGAANKSLSLLSSETVSILQDAPACCLPVFKFSEIYEKKFGRKLIVSDLYKLTDTVSIRDQGGGRLVCLLPSSQARQSPLGSSQSHDGSSANCSPIIFEELEYHEPVCKQHCLNKDVIEHEFDPDSYRIPFAILSLKAFAPQVHSLLQTHEGTVPLLSFPDCYMSEFNDLEMVPEGQGGVPLEHLITCVPGVNIATAQNGIKVIKWIHNKPPPPTTDPWLLRSKSPVGNPQLIQFSREVIDLLKSQPSCIIPVSKFIPTYHHHFAKQCRVSDYGYSKLMELLEAVPHVLQILGMGSKRLLTLTHRAQVKRFTQDLLKLLKSQASKQVIVREFLQAYHWCFSKDWDVTEYGVCELADIISEIPDTTICLSQQDNEMVICIPKRERTQEEIERTKQFSKEVVDLLRHQPHFRMPFSKFIPSYHHHFGRQCKLAYYGFTKLLELFEAIPEVLQVLECGEEKILTLTEVEQVKAVAAQFVKLLRSQKDNCLMMTDLLSEYSKTFGYTLRLHDYDVSSVPALMQKLCHVVKVVDTESGKQIQLINRKSLRTLTAQLLVLLMSWDGASFLSVEQLKQHYETIHSTSLNPCEYGFMTLTELLKSLPYLVEVFTNGAEEEYVKLTNLYMFAKNVRSLLHTYHYQQIFLHEFPLAYSKYTGEVLQPKAYGCNNLEELLGAIPQVVWIKGHGHKRIVVLKNDMKTRFSSPSFPPADHVDDHGSQLDDHNGHIMETPGSTSSMELSLGTPSNAPNQTEQELLCLTNTSPVDLLCEPVPSCLPSPQLRPDPVVLESADLIQFEERPVPLSEMMILTEEEKQRIVTTAQEKLTSGSVSSCTAESTSVPPCHSSETQLNKEAMDSPAKKQHKNKVKLAANFSLAPVTKL; encoded by the exons AAGGATTACATGGAGAACCAGAAAGGTGTTGTAGAATCGAAGGATGCTTCATCTCATAATGCTGGCTCTAAGTTATTTCCAGCTGTGCCGCTTCCTGATGTTCATCCTCTTCAGCAACAGCAAATACAGCTTTCTCCTGGCCCGAAAGTAAGCTGCTGTGCTCATGGCTCTGACTCTTGTACTCCACAAATGCATTGTGGTGTTGGTGATGGTAGTGTGATTCACCCTGGCACAGTATTAGACTCAAAAAGCACTGGGACGATTACTTGTCAAGTAGGGTCAGGATTTGCTTTCCCTTCTACATCTTCACTGAAGAACCCTCCAGCTAGAAGCAATTTGGCAGGTATTGCCAGTGAATTCCCTGGCATGTGCATAGAAAACAGTGTATCTTCCTATCAACATCTACCCTGTTGTGGAAAACTTCATTTCCAGTCCTGTCATGGTAATGTGCACAAACTGCATCAGTTCCCAGCCCTTCAGAGCTGCACATCTTCTGGCTATTTTCCTTGTTCTGAATTCACAAGTGGGGCTACAGGCCGCTTGGACGAGCATATTGCACAGTCGGAGCTAACATCACATGTGTGCGCCAACCCTTTGCACCTAAGTGTGGCACCTTCAGTTTGTTTAAAGGGCTCTCACTACTGCAGTGACTGCTTGAATAAG CCAACCAGGAACAGCCTAGTTGATGCTGCTAAAATCTGGCCAAATATTCCTCCACCAAATACAAAGACAGCACCTGTTTCTATCCCAATATGTAATGGCTGTGGAACCCAAGGAACAGGAAATGAGAAGAGTTTGCTACTAGCGAGCAGTCTTGGCAAATCACCACAGAAATATG GATCTCCAGAAGTTGCAGTCACGGGCCAAGTCCTGGAAAACCTCCCTCCCATTGGAGTCTTCTGGGATATTGAAAACTGCTCAGTACCCACTGGCCGTTCAGCTGTAGCAGTTGTACAAAGAATTCGTGAGAAGTTTTTTAAAGGtcacagagaagcagaattcatctgtgtgtgtgacattagtaaagaaaataaagaagttattcAGGAGCTGAACAACTGTCAG GTGACTGTTGCACACATCAATGCTACTGCAAAGAATGCTGCTGATGATAAACTTAGACAGAGTCTTAGGAGGTTTGCTGATACACACACTGCACCTGCCACTGTGGTTCTTGTGTCAA CGGATGTAAACTTTGCTTTGGAACTCAGCGACTTGAGACATCGTCATGGTTTTCGGATAATTTTGGTACACAAAAACCAAGCCTCAGAAGCTCTCTTACATCATGCTCAtgaacttgtttgttttgaagagtTTATTTCAGACTTGCCACCGAGGTTACCACTGAAAATGCCG GCATGCCATGCACTATTGTATGTTTACAATCTGCCCACAAACAGAGACAGTAAAAGTGTCAGTAATAGACTCAGACGTTTGTCAGATAATTGTGGAGGAAAGGTCCTGAGCATTTCTGGAAGCAGTGCAATTCTCCgctttttaaatcaagaaaGTGCTGAGCGTGCTCGGAAGCgaatggaaaatgaagatgtttttgGCAACAGGATTGTAGTCTCTTTTGCTCCCCGAAACAAAGAtcttaatgaaacaaaaagctcCAACTTTGTTGGAACTGAAAAAGTGAAGTCTCCCAAAAAAGTTAACAGGAGTACAAAGCTTTGTATCATCAACAAAGATGGAAGTGATCAGTCTTCTGGTACCAAAGGTTCTGTTGGGAGAGGATTACAGAGTCATGGATCAGTCATCAAACCCACAAATGTTAAAAGTTTACAG GAGCTATGCCGTCTTGAATCAAAGACAATCAGTAGAAATACTGAAAGCCAGCAAGAACAGCTACAAGAAATTCCTTCTCAGAATAACTCTAATGCAGCAGCTCCTGTATCTctgacaacaaaaaaaagtggaatTGGAGAATCATCCTGTAAAAGTAGTTATAA GAAAGAGACTTCTGTTTCCCGGAGTACTACAAATTCCCCTGTAGATAAAAAGGATAAAGATGAAGCTATATTTCAAGTCAGTTATCCCTCTGCTTTCAGTAAGCTGACAGCCTCAAGACAACTCAGTCCTTTATTTGTATCTCAGAGTTGCTGGTCATCTCG GAGCATGTCTCCAAACCTCTCAAATAGATCATCTCCACTCACATTTAATGTAGTAAATCATACCAGTGGTACAGACTGTCCTGATCCTTTTGCAAATGGTGCAGATATTCAGATCAGCAATATTGATTACAGATTGTCCAGAAAAGAATTGCAGCAAACTTTACAAGAAACTTTCTCAAGACATGGAAAG gtAAAGTGTGTTGAGCTCAGTCCTCATACAGACTACCAGCTGAAGGCTACAGTGCAAATGGAAAATCTGCAAGAAGCAATTAGTGCTGTCAACAGTCTTCACAGATACAGAATTGGCAGTAAAAGGATCCAGGTCTCGTTAGCAACGGGAGCTGCTAATAAATCACTCTCTCTCCTTAG CTCAGAAACTGTCTCCATTCTCCAGGATGCACCTGCTTGTTGTCTGCCTGTGTTCAAGTTCTCAGAAATCTATGAGAAAAA atttgGACGTAAGTTAATTGTATCAGACCTTTACAAACTAACAGATACTGTGTCAATCCGTGACCAAGGAGGTGGGCGGTTGGTGTGTCTCCTACCCAGCAGCCAAGCCCGGCAAAGTCCCCTGGGATCTTCACAGTCACACGATGGTTCATCAGCAAACTGTAGTCCTATAATATTTGAAGAGTTGGAATATCACGAGCCTGTTTGTAAGCAGCATTGCCTGAATAAAGACGTTAT TGAACATGAGTTTGATCCAGATTCTTACAGAATTCCTTTTGCAATCTTATCTCTGAAGGCATTTGCTCCCCAAGTTCACAGTCTTCTACAGACCCATGAGGGTACTGTGCCTTTACTAAG CTTTCCTGATTGTTATATGTCAGAGTTCAATGACCTTGAAATGGTGCCAGAAGGCCAGGGTGGTGTTCCTTTAGAACACTTAATTACCTGTGTTCCTGGAGTGAATATTGCCACTGCTCAAAATGGCATTAAAGTTATTAAGTGGATACATAACAAACCACCTCCTCCTACCACAG aCCCTTGGCTTCTACGTTCTAAGAGCCCTGTAGGTAATCCTCAACTTATTCAGTTCAGTAGAGAAGTGATAGATCTACTTAAAAGCCAGCCATCCTGCATCATACCTGTCAGTAAATTTATCCCAACATACCATCATCACTTTGCAAAACAGTGCCGTGTGTCTGACTATGGGTATTCCAAGTTAATGGAGTTGTTGGAAGCTGTGCCTCATGTCCTGCAG ATTCTTGGTATGGGTTCCAAGCGCTTGTTAACTCTAACGCACAGAGCTCAAGTGAAACGCTTCACTCAAGACTTACTGAAACTTCTGAAATCTCAGGCCAGTAAGCAAGTTATTGTAAGGGAATTCTTACAAGCGTATCACTG GTGTTTCTCTAAGGATTGGGATGTTACTGAGTATGGAGTATGTGAACTGGCTGATATAATATCAGAAATTCCAGATACAACTATTTGCTTGTCACAGCAAGATAATGAAATGGTAATTTGTATTCCCAAGAGAG aACGCACACAGGAGGAAATTGAAAGAACCAAACAATTTTCTAAAGAGGTGGTAGACTTACTGCGCCATCAGCCCCATTTTCGAATGCCCTTCAGTAAATTTATTCCTTCTTACCACCACCATTTTGGTCGACAGTGCAAACTCGCTTACTATGGTTTTACAAAACTGCTTGAACTCTTTGAAGCCATACCAGAGGTCTTGCAA GTGTTGGAATGTGGGGAAGAGAAAATTCTCACACTCACAGAGGTGGAACAAGTTAAAGCAGTAGCTGCCCAGTTTGTTAAACTGCTGCGGTCTCAAAAAGACAACTGTCTAATGATGACGGATTTACTGTCAGAGTACAGCAAGACATTTGGGTATACACTGCGTCTTCATGACTATGATGTTAGCTCAGTTCCAGCTTTAATGCAAAAACTTTGTCATGTTGTAAAG GTGGTTGACACAGAGTCTGGCAAGCAAATTCAGCTGATAAATAGAAAATCTTTGCGGACTCTCACTGCCCAGTTACTGGTCTTGTTGATGTCTTGGGATGGagcatcctttctttctgttgagcAACTCAAACAGCACTATGAAACAATCCATAGTACTTCTCTTAATCCATGTGAATATGGATTTATGACCTTAACTGAGCTCCTGAAGAGTCTTCCTTACTTGGTTGAG GTTTTTACCAATGGTGCAGAAGAAGAATATGTTAAGCTTACAAATCTATACATGTTTGCAAAGAATGTGAGGTCCTTACTTCACACTTACCATTAtcagcagatttttcttcatgagTTCCCACTTGCATATAGCAAGTacacaggagaggtgctgcagcccaaAGCATATGGATGCAATAACTTAGAAGAGCTCTTGGGAGCAATTCCACAG GTGGTCTGGATTAAAGGACATGGCCATAAGAGAATCGTGGTACTGAAAAATGATATGAAAA CTCGTTTTAGCTCACCTAGTTTTCCCCCTGCTGATCATGTGGATGATCATGGAAGTCAACTTGATGACCATAATGGACATATAATGGAGACCCCAGGATCAACTTCATCAATGGAATTAAGTCTAGGAACACCTAGCAATG ctcctAATCAAACTGAACAAGAACTTCTTTGCCTCACAAATACATCTCCTGTTGACCTCTTGTGCGAGCCAGTTCCTTCCTGCTTACCGTCTCCCCAGCTGAGACCTGATCCAGTGGTTCTTGAGTCTGCTGACCTAATTCAATTTGAGGAACGTCCTGTACCTCTCTCTG AGATGATGATTttaactgaagaagaaaaacaaagaattgttACCACAGCTCAAGAGAAATTGACTTCTGGTTCTGTGTCATCTTGCACTGCAGAGAGTACTTCAGTGCCTCCCTGTCACTCCTCTGAAACGCAACTAAACAAGGAAGCAATGGACAGCCCAGCcaaaaagcaacacaagaaCAAGGTGAAATTGGCAGCAAACTTCTCACTTGCACCCGTAACAAAGCTTTAA
- the MARF1 gene encoding meiosis regulator and mRNA stability factor 1 isoform X5 — translation MMEGNRTENLCNRSFGWLQRQENDVKPWLWKLSNCFSAAEKTLPCSAKKKDYMENQKGVVESKDASSHNAGSKLFPAVPLPDVHPLQQQQIQLSPGPKPTRNSLVDAAKIWPNIPPPNTKTAPVSIPICNGCGTQGTGNEKSLLLASSLGKSPQKYGSPEVAVTGQVLENLPPIGVFWDIENCSVPTGRSAVAVVQRIREKFFKGHREAEFICVCDISKENKEVIQELNNCQVTVAHINATAKNAADDKLRQSLRRFADTHTAPATVVLVSTDVNFALELSDLRHRHGFRIILVHKNQASEALLHHAHELVCFEEFISDLPPRLPLKMPACHALLYVYNLPTNRDSKSVSNRLRRLSDNCGGKVLSISGSSAILRFLNQESAERARKRMENEDVFGNRIVVSFAPRNKDLNETKSSNFVGTEKVKSPKKVNRSTKLCIINKDGSDQSSGTKGSVGRGLQSHGSVIKPTNVKSLQELCRLESKTISRNTESQQEQLQEIPSQNNSNAAAPVSLTTKKSGIGESSCKSSYKKETSVSRSTTNSPVDKKDKDEAIFQVSYPSAFSKLTASRQLSPLFVSQSCWSSRSMSPNLSNRSSPLTFNVVNHTSGTDCPDPFANGADIQISNIDYRLSRKELQQTLQETFSRHGKVKCVELSPHTDYQLKATVQMENLQEAISAVNSLHRYRIGSKRIQVSLATGAANKSLSLLSSETVSILQDAPACCLPVFKFSEIYEKKFGRKLIVSDLYKLTDTVSIRDQGGGRLVCLLPSSQARQSPLGSSQSHDGSSANCSPIIFEELEYHEPVCKQHCLNKDVIEHEFDPDSYRIPFAILSLKAFAPQVHSLLQTHEGTVPLLSFPDCYMSEFNDLEMVPEGQGGVPLEHLITCVPGVNIATAQNGIKVIKWIHNKPPPPTTDPWLLRSKSPVGNPQLIQFSREVIDLLKSQPSCIIPVSKFIPTYHHHFAKQCRVSDYGYSKLMELLEAVPHVLQILGMGSKRLLTLTHRAQVKRFTQDLLKLLKSQASKQVIVREFLQAYHWCFSKDWDVTEYGVCELADIISEIPDTTICLSQQDNEMVICIPKRERTQEEIERTKQFSKEVVDLLRHQPHFRMPFSKFIPSYHHHFGRQCKLAYYGFTKLLELFEAIPEVLQVLECGEEKILTLTEVEQVKAVAAQFVKLLRSQKDNCLMMTDLLSEYSKTFGYTLRLHDYDVSSVPALMQKLCHVVKVVDTESGKQIQLINRKSLRTLTAQLLVLLMSWDGASFLSVEQLKQHYETIHSTSLNPCEYGFMTLTELLKSLPYLVEVFTNGAEEEYVKLTNLYMFAKNVRSLLHTYHYQQIFLHEFPLAYSKYTGEVLQPKAYGCNNLEELLGAIPQVVWIKGHGHKRIVVLKNDMKTRFSSPSFPPADHVDDHGSQLDDHNGHIMETPGSTSSMELSLGTPSNAPNQTEQELLCLTNTSPVDLLCEPVPSCLPSPQLRPDPVVLESADLIQFEERPVPLSEMMILTEEEKQRIVTTAQEKLTSGSVSSCTAESTSVPPCHSSETQLNKEAMDSPAKKQHKNKVKLAANFSLAPVTKL, via the exons AAGGATTACATGGAGAACCAGAAAGGTGTTGTAGAATCGAAGGATGCTTCATCTCATAATGCTGGCTCTAAGTTATTTCCAGCTGTGCCGCTTCCTGATGTTCATCCTCTTCAGCAACAGCAAATACAGCTTTCTCCTGGCCCGAAA CCAACCAGGAACAGCCTAGTTGATGCTGCTAAAATCTGGCCAAATATTCCTCCACCAAATACAAAGACAGCACCTGTTTCTATCCCAATATGTAATGGCTGTGGAACCCAAGGAACAGGAAATGAGAAGAGTTTGCTACTAGCGAGCAGTCTTGGCAAATCACCACAGAAATATG GATCTCCAGAAGTTGCAGTCACGGGCCAAGTCCTGGAAAACCTCCCTCCCATTGGAGTCTTCTGGGATATTGAAAACTGCTCAGTACCCACTGGCCGTTCAGCTGTAGCAGTTGTACAAAGAATTCGTGAGAAGTTTTTTAAAGGtcacagagaagcagaattcatctgtgtgtgtgacattagtaaagaaaataaagaagttattcAGGAGCTGAACAACTGTCAG GTGACTGTTGCACACATCAATGCTACTGCAAAGAATGCTGCTGATGATAAACTTAGACAGAGTCTTAGGAGGTTTGCTGATACACACACTGCACCTGCCACTGTGGTTCTTGTGTCAA CGGATGTAAACTTTGCTTTGGAACTCAGCGACTTGAGACATCGTCATGGTTTTCGGATAATTTTGGTACACAAAAACCAAGCCTCAGAAGCTCTCTTACATCATGCTCAtgaacttgtttgttttgaagagtTTATTTCAGACTTGCCACCGAGGTTACCACTGAAAATGCCG GCATGCCATGCACTATTGTATGTTTACAATCTGCCCACAAACAGAGACAGTAAAAGTGTCAGTAATAGACTCAGACGTTTGTCAGATAATTGTGGAGGAAAGGTCCTGAGCATTTCTGGAAGCAGTGCAATTCTCCgctttttaaatcaagaaaGTGCTGAGCGTGCTCGGAAGCgaatggaaaatgaagatgtttttgGCAACAGGATTGTAGTCTCTTTTGCTCCCCGAAACAAAGAtcttaatgaaacaaaaagctcCAACTTTGTTGGAACTGAAAAAGTGAAGTCTCCCAAAAAAGTTAACAGGAGTACAAAGCTTTGTATCATCAACAAAGATGGAAGTGATCAGTCTTCTGGTACCAAAGGTTCTGTTGGGAGAGGATTACAGAGTCATGGATCAGTCATCAAACCCACAAATGTTAAAAGTTTACAG GAGCTATGCCGTCTTGAATCAAAGACAATCAGTAGAAATACTGAAAGCCAGCAAGAACAGCTACAAGAAATTCCTTCTCAGAATAACTCTAATGCAGCAGCTCCTGTATCTctgacaacaaaaaaaagtggaatTGGAGAATCATCCTGTAAAAGTAGTTATAA GAAAGAGACTTCTGTTTCCCGGAGTACTACAAATTCCCCTGTAGATAAAAAGGATAAAGATGAAGCTATATTTCAAGTCAGTTATCCCTCTGCTTTCAGTAAGCTGACAGCCTCAAGACAACTCAGTCCTTTATTTGTATCTCAGAGTTGCTGGTCATCTCG GAGCATGTCTCCAAACCTCTCAAATAGATCATCTCCACTCACATTTAATGTAGTAAATCATACCAGTGGTACAGACTGTCCTGATCCTTTTGCAAATGGTGCAGATATTCAGATCAGCAATATTGATTACAGATTGTCCAGAAAAGAATTGCAGCAAACTTTACAAGAAACTTTCTCAAGACATGGAAAG gtAAAGTGTGTTGAGCTCAGTCCTCATACAGACTACCAGCTGAAGGCTACAGTGCAAATGGAAAATCTGCAAGAAGCAATTAGTGCTGTCAACAGTCTTCACAGATACAGAATTGGCAGTAAAAGGATCCAGGTCTCGTTAGCAACGGGAGCTGCTAATAAATCACTCTCTCTCCTTAG CTCAGAAACTGTCTCCATTCTCCAGGATGCACCTGCTTGTTGTCTGCCTGTGTTCAAGTTCTCAGAAATCTATGAGAAAAA atttgGACGTAAGTTAATTGTATCAGACCTTTACAAACTAACAGATACTGTGTCAATCCGTGACCAAGGAGGTGGGCGGTTGGTGTGTCTCCTACCCAGCAGCCAAGCCCGGCAAAGTCCCCTGGGATCTTCACAGTCACACGATGGTTCATCAGCAAACTGTAGTCCTATAATATTTGAAGAGTTGGAATATCACGAGCCTGTTTGTAAGCAGCATTGCCTGAATAAAGACGTTAT TGAACATGAGTTTGATCCAGATTCTTACAGAATTCCTTTTGCAATCTTATCTCTGAAGGCATTTGCTCCCCAAGTTCACAGTCTTCTACAGACCCATGAGGGTACTGTGCCTTTACTAAG CTTTCCTGATTGTTATATGTCAGAGTTCAATGACCTTGAAATGGTGCCAGAAGGCCAGGGTGGTGTTCCTTTAGAACACTTAATTACCTGTGTTCCTGGAGTGAATATTGCCACTGCTCAAAATGGCATTAAAGTTATTAAGTGGATACATAACAAACCACCTCCTCCTACCACAG aCCCTTGGCTTCTACGTTCTAAGAGCCCTGTAGGTAATCCTCAACTTATTCAGTTCAGTAGAGAAGTGATAGATCTACTTAAAAGCCAGCCATCCTGCATCATACCTGTCAGTAAATTTATCCCAACATACCATCATCACTTTGCAAAACAGTGCCGTGTGTCTGACTATGGGTATTCCAAGTTAATGGAGTTGTTGGAAGCTGTGCCTCATGTCCTGCAG ATTCTTGGTATGGGTTCCAAGCGCTTGTTAACTCTAACGCACAGAGCTCAAGTGAAACGCTTCACTCAAGACTTACTGAAACTTCTGAAATCTCAGGCCAGTAAGCAAGTTATTGTAAGGGAATTCTTACAAGCGTATCACTG GTGTTTCTCTAAGGATTGGGATGTTACTGAGTATGGAGTATGTGAACTGGCTGATATAATATCAGAAATTCCAGATACAACTATTTGCTTGTCACAGCAAGATAATGAAATGGTAATTTGTATTCCCAAGAGAG aACGCACACAGGAGGAAATTGAAAGAACCAAACAATTTTCTAAAGAGGTGGTAGACTTACTGCGCCATCAGCCCCATTTTCGAATGCCCTTCAGTAAATTTATTCCTTCTTACCACCACCATTTTGGTCGACAGTGCAAACTCGCTTACTATGGTTTTACAAAACTGCTTGAACTCTTTGAAGCCATACCAGAGGTCTTGCAA GTGTTGGAATGTGGGGAAGAGAAAATTCTCACACTCACAGAGGTGGAACAAGTTAAAGCAGTAGCTGCCCAGTTTGTTAAACTGCTGCGGTCTCAAAAAGACAACTGTCTAATGATGACGGATTTACTGTCAGAGTACAGCAAGACATTTGGGTATACACTGCGTCTTCATGACTATGATGTTAGCTCAGTTCCAGCTTTAATGCAAAAACTTTGTCATGTTGTAAAG GTGGTTGACACAGAGTCTGGCAAGCAAATTCAGCTGATAAATAGAAAATCTTTGCGGACTCTCACTGCCCAGTTACTGGTCTTGTTGATGTCTTGGGATGGagcatcctttctttctgttgagcAACTCAAACAGCACTATGAAACAATCCATAGTACTTCTCTTAATCCATGTGAATATGGATTTATGACCTTAACTGAGCTCCTGAAGAGTCTTCCTTACTTGGTTGAG GTTTTTACCAATGGTGCAGAAGAAGAATATGTTAAGCTTACAAATCTATACATGTTTGCAAAGAATGTGAGGTCCTTACTTCACACTTACCATTAtcagcagatttttcttcatgagTTCCCACTTGCATATAGCAAGTacacaggagaggtgctgcagcccaaAGCATATGGATGCAATAACTTAGAAGAGCTCTTGGGAGCAATTCCACAG GTGGTCTGGATTAAAGGACATGGCCATAAGAGAATCGTGGTACTGAAAAATGATATGAAAA CTCGTTTTAGCTCACCTAGTTTTCCCCCTGCTGATCATGTGGATGATCATGGAAGTCAACTTGATGACCATAATGGACATATAATGGAGACCCCAGGATCAACTTCATCAATGGAATTAAGTCTAGGAACACCTAGCAATG ctcctAATCAAACTGAACAAGAACTTCTTTGCCTCACAAATACATCTCCTGTTGACCTCTTGTGCGAGCCAGTTCCTTCCTGCTTACCGTCTCCCCAGCTGAGACCTGATCCAGTGGTTCTTGAGTCTGCTGACCTAATTCAATTTGAGGAACGTCCTGTACCTCTCTCTG AGATGATGATTttaactgaagaagaaaaacaaagaattgttACCACAGCTCAAGAGAAATTGACTTCTGGTTCTGTGTCATCTTGCACTGCAGAGAGTACTTCAGTGCCTCCCTGTCACTCCTCTGAAACGCAACTAAACAAGGAAGCAATGGACAGCCCAGCcaaaaagcaacacaagaaCAAGGTGAAATTGGCAGCAAACTTCTCACTTGCACCCGTAACAAAGCTTTAA